TGCTGTTCGCCGCCGCTTAATAGTCCTCCCGGACGGTCGAGCATCGTTTGCAGTTTCGGGAACAGTTCAAGCACCCGCTCATAGTCGCGCTTCACTTCCTGTCCGTCGCGGCGGTGGCGGCGGTACGCCCCCAGCAGCAAGTTATCCCTCACGGACAGGCTGTCAAAAATTTGCCGCCTCTCCGGCACAAGGCAAATGCCTTTTTCAACAATTTGCTCCACCTTTCCGTATGGAAGCGGTTTATGTTCAAAAAGAATCTCCCCTTCGGTTGGAGCGTAGACGCCGGCAATCGTGCCGAGCAGCGTGCTTTTGCCCGCCCCGTTGGCGCCGACAACAGTGACGATTTTTCCTTCGTCCACTTGCAAACTGACCCCTTTTAACACGTGCAAATGGCCGTGGTAGACATGAACGTTGCGAAGCACGAGCATCAGACCGCCTCCTCTCCCAAATACGCCTTGATGACATCAGGATGCCGCGCAATCTCTTCCGGCGCCCCTTCGGCGATTTTTTTCCCATAATCGAGGACGACGATCCGGTCGGCGATCGCCATCACCGTTTCCATATCATGTTCCACGAACAAAAAGGTAAAGCCTTGTTCCCTCATCGCCAGCAACACATCAACGAGCTGCTTTGATTCTTGCGGGTTCAGCCCGGCCATCGGCTCGTCAAGCAAAATGAGCGAAGGACGAGACACAGCCGCCCGAGCGATTTCCACGAGCCGCTGCATCCCATATGGCAGCGTGCCTGCCCGCTTGCAGGCGAGATGGGCCAAACCGACCTGCTCGAGGCAGGAAAACGCCTGTTTCTGCGCTTGCCTTTCTTCTTTCACCGTACGCGGCAGCCGAAAGCCGGCGCTGAGGATTCCGCTCTTCAACCGTGAATGAAATCCGACCATCACATTTTCCAACACCGTCATATCAGAAAACAGCTGCAAGTTTTGAAACGTCCTTGTCATTCCCAGCATCGCCAACTCGTGCGGTTGTTTGCCGCTGACCATGGCTCCTTGAAAACGAACGAGACCACTCGTCGGCGGAATAATGCCGCTGATCATATTGAACAAGGTCGTTTTGCCTGCCCCGTTCGGCCCGATCACCGCGACGATTTCTTCTTTTTTCACGTGAAAGGACACGTTCTGCACCGCCTGAACGCCGCCAAATGACTTGGACAATTGCTCCACTTCGAGCAACACTGCGCTCATCCCCGCTCCCCTCCGATCGAACGCGCCTTATGCCCCTCAACTGCGGCTATCTGCTTCTCTTGACGTCCGCCCATTTCCAAAAAGCGCCGCATCCTCTTTTGCATCACACCCGTCAACCCGTTCGGCATATAAATCAACATGACCACCAACAACAAGCCAAAAAAGACAATTTCAAACTCTCCGCCGGCATTCGGAAGCAACAGCGGGACAACGGCTTTGAGCCATTCTCCTAAGCAGACATAGACGGCAGCGCCGATGAGTCCTCCCCATACGCTGGCTGTCCCGCCAATGACCACCATGATTAAAAAGTAAATCGAAGGGACGATGCCGAATAAATCCGGATTGATAAACGTGACGTAATGGGCGTATAAGCTCCCGGCAATCGAAGCGTAGACCGCGCTGAGCATAAAGATTTGCAGCTTGTATTTCATAATGTTCACCCCAAGGGAGCTTGCTGCCACCTCGCTTCCATGAATCGCCCGCAGCGCCCTTCCGACCCGGGAGCGGACAATATTATGGGCAAACCATAACCCGGCCAGAACAAACAACGAAACGAGGTAGTAAAACTGGAGATCGCTTTGCAACGGAACCCCGGCTATACGGATCGGCGGAATGCCAAAAAAACCATTCAGCCCTCCCGTGATCTCTTTCCATTCCTTGAAAAATGTAAACATAATGACGCCAAAGCCTAACGTCGCCAACGCCAAATAATGCTCACGCAGCCGAAAAACTGGAATGCCGACCACAAGCGCCACCAAAGCAGCCAAAACCGCGCCGGCAGCCAGCGCCAGCCAGGACGGCCATCCCGCATGCGCGGTCAAATAGGCGGACGCATAAGCCCCGATGCCGTAAAACGCCGCCTGGCCGAGCGAAATTTGGCCCGCATACCCCATCAACAGCGTCATCCCTGTGCTTACGAGCGCGTACAGCCCGATGAGAATCAGAGTGCTTAGCACGTAGTTATTGCCGAAGACGAGCCAAGGGAGACCGAGCCAGACGGCTGCGCCAACAAGCAAGAGCCATCGTTTCCGTCCATCCGTCATTCGTTGACCGTGCTCCATCCATCCGCCCCCCTTACACTCGTTTTCCTGTCATCTTGGCAAACAGCCCGTTTGGCATGAAAAACAGAACAAGCAATAGCAGCCCGAAGCTGATCGCTTCTTTGTACCCCGAGGACAAGTATCCTTCCGCAAATGATTCAAGCAGCCCGACGAGAAACGCACCGGCGATCGCCGCCGGGGCGTTCGTCAATCCCCCGACAACAGCGGCGATGAACGCCTTCAGCCCGATCATCATTCCCATATCATAAGACGCGCCCGAAATCGGGGCGATGACCATTCCCGCCAGCGCTCCAAGACCGGCGCTGACGGCAATCGCGCCAAGCGACATTTTGCGGATGTCAATCCCCATCAACCGAGCGGCAAACGGATTGATGACGCAGGCCGCCACCGCCTTGCCGATGTATGTTCGGTGAAAAAACAGATGCAAGGCGGCAAAACTTGCGAGCGAAATGACGATCGCCCAGACGCTTTGCCATTGGATGACCGCTCCAAACACCTCAAGCGCCCCATGGCCCGTAAAGGGGCGCAGCGCGTACGGATCCGTCCCCCAAACAAGCAAGGCGATCCCGCGGAATACAAACGACGCCCCGATCGTAATGATAATGAGCACCGCGACAGGCGAACGGCGCGCCGGCTGAATCGCCAGCCGCTCAAACAGCCCACCGACGACCATCACCGCAAGCATGCTCAAACCGATGGCCGCGGCAAACGGCACTCCGTTATTGACCAACGTAATGCAAAACAACGCCCCCAACATAGCGAAATCGCCTTGAGCCAAATTTAAAATGCCGGTCACGCTGTACGTAATGACAAACCCGAGCGCCACCAACGCGTAAATGCTGCCGACCGTCAGCCCGGAAAACAACAGCTGCACAAACTGGCTCCACGCTTCCATGCCCCGTCCCTCCTTCAACGGTTAGGTGGAACAAAAGGGAATTAGCGACCTCATTCCCTGTTTACTGCTCGGCAAGGACAAACTTGCCGTCTTGAATTTGCACCATCACCAAACTGTCGGCGTCAAGCCCTGTATGGTCGTCTTTCGACATATGGAAGACGCC
Above is a window of Geobacillus thermoleovorans DNA encoding:
- a CDS encoding branched-chain amino acid ABC transporter permease, producing MEAWSQFVQLLFSGLTVGSIYALVALGFVITYSVTGILNLAQGDFAMLGALFCITLVNNGVPFAAAIGLSMLAVMVVGGLFERLAIQPARRSPVAVLIIITIGASFVFRGIALLVWGTDPYALRPFTGHGALEVFGAVIQWQSVWAIVISLASFAALHLFFHRTYIGKAVAACVINPFAARLMGIDIRKMSLGAIAVSAGLGALAGMVIAPISGASYDMGMMIGLKAFIAAVVGGLTNAPAAIAGAFLVGLLESFAEGYLSSGYKEAISFGLLLLVLFFMPNGLFAKMTGKRV
- a CDS encoding ABC transporter ATP-binding protein encodes the protein MLVLRNVHVYHGHLHVLKGVSLQVDEGKIVTVVGANGAGKSTLLGTIAGVYAPTEGEILFEHKPLPYGKVEQIVEKGICLVPERRQIFDSLSVRDNLLLGAYRRHRRDGQEVKRDYERVLELFPKLQTMLDRPGGLLSGGEQQMLAIARGLMARPKLLLLDEPSLGLAPLVVKEVMGMLTQLCDQFQTAMILVEQNVRAALQTADEAYVLERGSIVVHGKAAELLADERVAEAYLGAAGRR
- a CDS encoding ABC transporter ATP-binding protein, which produces MSAVLLEVEQLSKSFGGVQAVQNVSFHVKKEEIVAVIGPNGAGKTTLFNMISGIIPPTSGLVRFQGAMVSGKQPHELAMLGMTRTFQNLQLFSDMTVLENVMVGFHSRLKSGILSAGFRLPRTVKEERQAQKQAFSCLEQVGLAHLACKRAGTLPYGMQRLVEIARAAVSRPSLILLDEPMAGLNPQESKQLVDVLLAMREQGFTFLFVEHDMETVMAIADRIVVLDYGKKIAEGAPEEIARHPDVIKAYLGEEAV
- a CDS encoding branched-chain amino acid ABC transporter permease; amino-acid sequence: MEHGQRMTDGRKRWLLLVGAAVWLGLPWLVFGNNYVLSTLILIGLYALVSTGMTLLMGYAGQISLGQAAFYGIGAYASAYLTAHAGWPSWLALAAGAVLAALVALVVGIPVFRLREHYLALATLGFGVIMFTFFKEWKEITGGLNGFFGIPPIRIAGVPLQSDLQFYYLVSLFVLAGLWFAHNIVRSRVGRALRAIHGSEVAASSLGVNIMKYKLQIFMLSAVYASIAGSLYAHYVTFINPDLFGIVPSIYFLIMVVIGGTASVWGGLIGAAVYVCLGEWLKAVVPLLLPNAGGEFEIVFFGLLLVVMLIYMPNGLTGVMQKRMRRFLEMGGRQEKQIAAVEGHKARSIGGERG